A window of the Gordonia humi genome harbors these coding sequences:
- a CDS encoding DUF1156 domain-containing protein produces MSSPVPPAERRKLIEVSIPLQKINEESAREKSIRHGHPSTLHLWWARRPLAAARAVLFAQLVDDPGSRPDLYPTDAEQNAERKRLFDLMERLVVWENSNDEKLLAEAHRKILESTDGNPPPILDPFAGGGTIPLEAQRLGLEAHASDLNPVAVLINKALIEIPPKFAGQPPVFPGAADETIQDWPRATGLAEDVRRYGQWMRDKAEKRIGHLYPKATLPDGSEATVIAWIWARTVTCPNPECQIGMPLVRSWWLGKKKGKEAFVVPVVEGKSVRYEIGHDPAGAPTKETDGTVNRNGATCVRCGTAVKFDYIRSEGRAGRLGDQLIATVAEGHRRRIYLDASSTHEDLARMPVPGSVPAGEIFDNPRNFNTRIYGMKTFASLFTPRQLTALTTFSDLVGEARELVVRDARAAGIETGTRLDDGGVGADAYADAVVTYLGVTISRLTDYQSALTTWASNPQMEILRNLFARQAIPMCWDHAEGNLFADSSGSFDRMLTAVSKALDAAPGNVAATASQADAVVRADTRALISTDPPYYDNIGYSDLADFFYVWLRRALRDVHPSILSTMLVPKAEELVANPYRHGGKDGAHEFFEDGFREVFRHARNSAYSEFPIAVYYAFKQQDAEISGQASTGWETLLEGMITSGWQITATWPMRSERSGRMLSVGTNALASSIVLALRPRPETAPRIDRRGFLSRLRAELPTKLRELQQGAIAPVDLPQAAIGPGMAIFSEYSAVLEDSGQKMTVRTALERINVILDEVLGELEADFDAPTRFALTWFRQTGFETGTFGDAESLANARGISLDALERSGILTKGGGKLALIAPDDLPSDYDPSTDASISEWEVVMHLIRALDADGIPAAASILARVPESIDPDLCRELASLLFKLAEDRKSTALANSFNGLGAAWHDIARQARTAGGVQGMLT; encoded by the coding sequence GTGTCGAGCCCCGTACCGCCCGCAGAACGCCGCAAACTGATCGAGGTCAGCATCCCACTGCAGAAGATCAATGAGGAGTCGGCGCGTGAGAAGTCCATCCGCCACGGCCACCCATCGACGCTGCACCTGTGGTGGGCGCGACGCCCACTCGCTGCCGCCCGCGCGGTCTTGTTTGCTCAACTGGTCGATGATCCGGGTTCGCGCCCCGACCTCTACCCTACCGACGCCGAGCAGAACGCCGAACGGAAGCGGCTGTTCGATCTCATGGAGCGCCTGGTGGTCTGGGAGAACTCGAACGACGAAAAGCTTCTCGCGGAAGCACATCGGAAGATCCTTGAGTCGACAGATGGGAACCCGCCGCCGATCCTCGATCCGTTCGCCGGCGGCGGCACGATTCCCTTGGAGGCACAGCGACTCGGTTTGGAAGCCCACGCGTCTGATCTGAATCCTGTCGCAGTCCTGATCAACAAAGCACTGATCGAGATCCCGCCGAAGTTCGCCGGACAGCCACCAGTGTTCCCCGGTGCAGCCGACGAGACGATTCAGGACTGGCCGCGTGCGACAGGTCTCGCTGAAGACGTCCGACGTTACGGGCAATGGATGCGCGATAAGGCCGAGAAGCGAATTGGACACCTATACCCGAAGGCGACACTCCCCGACGGATCAGAGGCAACGGTCATCGCATGGATCTGGGCTCGCACCGTGACGTGCCCGAACCCTGAATGCCAGATCGGCATGCCGCTTGTTCGGTCATGGTGGCTCGGCAAGAAGAAGGGGAAGGAGGCGTTCGTAGTTCCGGTAGTCGAGGGGAAGAGTGTTCGGTACGAGATCGGGCATGATCCTGCCGGGGCTCCGACCAAGGAGACTGACGGGACCGTCAATCGTAATGGGGCCACATGCGTACGATGCGGAACCGCGGTCAAGTTCGACTACATCAGAAGCGAAGGCCGCGCAGGCAGACTCGGCGACCAATTGATCGCCACGGTCGCAGAAGGACACCGCCGACGAATCTATCTCGATGCGTCCTCGACCCATGAGGATCTGGCACGAATGCCAGTTCCTGGTAGCGTCCCCGCCGGGGAGATATTCGACAATCCAAGAAACTTCAACACCCGAATCTACGGCATGAAGACCTTCGCGTCCCTGTTCACTCCACGTCAGCTCACCGCACTGACAACGTTCAGCGACCTCGTCGGCGAAGCGCGAGAACTTGTTGTTCGTGACGCGCGGGCTGCCGGGATCGAGACTGGGACGAGGCTAGATGACGGTGGTGTCGGAGCTGATGCGTACGCCGACGCAGTCGTCACGTACCTCGGCGTCACGATTAGTCGACTGACGGACTATCAATCCGCTTTGACTACCTGGGCAAGTAATCCACAAATGGAAATTCTTCGCAATCTCTTCGCGCGTCAGGCAATCCCTATGTGCTGGGACCATGCCGAAGGGAATCTGTTTGCGGACTCATCTGGGTCTTTTGATCGGATGCTCACTGCAGTATCAAAGGCACTGGACGCCGCACCGGGAAACGTCGCAGCGACCGCAAGTCAGGCTGACGCAGTTGTGCGTGCCGATACTCGCGCGCTCATTTCCACGGATCCTCCCTATTACGACAACATCGGCTACTCCGACCTAGCCGACTTCTTCTATGTGTGGCTCAGACGCGCCCTCAGGGACGTCCACCCTTCGATTCTTTCGACGATGCTCGTTCCTAAAGCCGAGGAACTCGTCGCCAATCCGTACCGTCACGGCGGAAAGGACGGTGCGCATGAGTTCTTCGAGGACGGTTTCCGCGAGGTGTTCCGGCACGCACGAAATAGCGCCTATTCCGAGTTCCCGATTGCCGTGTATTACGCATTCAAACAGCAGGATGCGGAGATCTCTGGCCAAGCATCTACGGGCTGGGAAACTCTCCTCGAAGGAATGATCACGTCCGGCTGGCAGATCACCGCCACCTGGCCGATGCGCTCCGAGAGGAGCGGCCGTATGCTCAGCGTCGGCACCAACGCCCTCGCGTCCTCCATCGTTCTGGCCCTCCGTCCTCGTCCCGAGACCGCTCCCCGCATCGACCGACGGGGATTCCTGTCCCGCCTCCGCGCCGAACTGCCGACGAAGCTCCGCGAACTGCAGCAGGGTGCGATCGCACCGGTCGACTTGCCGCAAGCAGCGATCGGACCGGGGATGGCGATCTTCTCCGAGTACAGCGCGGTCCTCGAGGACTCCGGACAGAAGATGACCGTCAGGACCGCACTCGAACGGATCAACGTGATCCTCGACGAGGTCCTCGGCGAGCTGGAAGCGGACTTCGACGCACCGACTCGCTTCGCGCTCACCTGGTTCCGTCAGACCGGATTCGAGACGGGAACGTTCGGCGACGCCGAGTCGCTCGCCAACGCCCGCGGAATCTCCCTCGACGCCCTCGAACGCTCCGGCATCCTCACCAAGGGCGGCGGCAAGCTCGCGCTGATCGCGCCGGACGACCTTCCGTCCGACTACGATCCGTCGACCGACGCCTCGATCAGCGAGTGGGAGGTCGTGATGCACCTCATCCGGGCACTTGACGCCGACGGTATCCCAGCCGCGGCGAGCATCCTCGCCCGCGTCCCCGAGTCGATCGACCCGGATCTGTGCCGCGAACTGGCTTCGCTCCTGTTCAAGCTCGCCGAGGACCGGAAGTCGACCGCGCTCGCGAACAGCTTCAACGGACTCGGTGCGGCCTGGCACGACATCGCACGCCAGGCCCGAACGGCGGGCGGTGTGCAGGGCATGTTGACGTAA
- a CDS encoding DUF222 domain-containing protein: MHTTLGDQKASTIAVEDGAIIVRIAVPETAQGADVDQAALLQFAARSDSFQGFILWQRYVAVYRVWEGKVAAAVDAASEVGVDSFSRVYDPLCQTAASYAVLTGSRQFTAERFVDRAISMMERVPELGKLMRDGVLTPGWFHAALAQTEGVLDEDVLAVIDHEAAARLREMGALSASRVEMTVNGVVAEYDADAALAAREAAKVGKKVVTAPVDTELSELSVTAAAEDVELAKKSLDTVVEGVCEGDPRSKQVRRSDAAIARLRGVPFTCRCGEDDCPARLSEEEIAGRASKIVLHVIARRESLEGDSETPAFLDGFGPISAEHAREVAQRGDTTARTLDVGELMNGTAQAADGYRPTAACDTAVRALHGECSVIGCVEAAWNCDLDHVQEYDHADPAAGGPTCPCNLVPRCRFHHGLKTHVRGWVDDLIVDATGVVWTEITTPEGITVRARALNSWLVPELGLLPCSHPGRVVDVDAVDVGSGPVRPLTRTRAKHRYRMRIRAANRRARAGVPMPNAEFADWGEPPF, encoded by the coding sequence ATGCACACCACGTTGGGGGACCAGAAAGCCTCGACGATCGCGGTCGAGGATGGTGCGATCATCGTTCGGATCGCGGTGCCGGAGACGGCGCAGGGTGCTGATGTCGATCAGGCGGCGTTGTTGCAGTTCGCGGCGCGGTCGGATTCGTTTCAGGGTTTCATTCTGTGGCAGCGGTACGTCGCGGTCTATCGGGTGTGGGAGGGCAAGGTCGCTGCCGCCGTCGATGCGGCGTCGGAGGTCGGTGTGGACTCGTTTTCGCGGGTCTACGATCCGTTGTGCCAGACCGCGGCCTCGTACGCGGTGTTGACCGGTAGTAGGCAGTTCACTGCGGAGCGGTTCGTTGATCGGGCGATCTCGATGATGGAGCGTGTCCCCGAACTGGGCAAGCTGATGCGTGATGGGGTGTTGACGCCGGGCTGGTTTCACGCCGCGTTGGCGCAGACCGAGGGAGTGCTCGATGAGGATGTTCTCGCGGTGATCGATCACGAGGCCGCGGCGCGGCTGCGGGAGATGGGTGCTCTGTCGGCGAGCCGGGTCGAGATGACAGTCAACGGTGTCGTCGCCGAGTACGACGCTGATGCGGCGCTGGCTGCTCGGGAGGCGGCCAAGGTCGGGAAGAAGGTCGTCACGGCTCCGGTCGATACGGAACTGTCGGAGCTGTCGGTCACTGCTGCCGCCGAGGATGTCGAACTGGCGAAGAAGTCACTCGACACTGTTGTCGAGGGAGTGTGCGAGGGGGATCCGCGGAGTAAGCAGGTCCGTCGCTCGGATGCGGCGATCGCTCGGCTGCGTGGTGTGCCGTTCACCTGTCGGTGCGGTGAGGATGACTGTCCGGCTCGGTTGTCGGAGGAGGAGATCGCCGGGCGTGCGAGCAAGATCGTGCTGCATGTGATCGCCCGTCGCGAATCCCTGGAGGGTGATTCGGAGACGCCGGCGTTCCTCGACGGGTTCGGTCCGATCTCGGCCGAGCATGCTCGCGAGGTCGCGCAGCGTGGTGACACCACCGCCCGCACTTTGGATGTGGGTGAGCTGATGAACGGGACCGCGCAGGCCGCCGACGGGTACCGGCCGACGGCGGCCTGCGATACCGCGGTGCGTGCACTGCACGGTGAGTGCTCGGTGATCGGATGTGTCGAGGCCGCGTGGAACTGCGACTTGGATCATGTCCAGGAATACGATCATGCGGATCCGGCGGCTGGTGGCCCGACGTGTCCGTGCAATCTCGTCCCGCGCTGTCGGTTCCATCACGGGCTGAAGACTCATGTTCGCGGGTGGGTCGATGATCTGATCGTTGATGCGACTGGTGTGGTGTGGACGGAGATCACGACGCCGGAGGGGATCACGGTGCGTGCTCGGGCGTTGAATTCGTGGTTGGTGCCGGAGCTGGGTTTGTTGCCGTGTTCGCATCCGGGGCGGGTGGTTGATGTCGATGCGGTTGATGTGGGTTCGGGGCCGGTACGTCCGTTGACGCGGACGCGGGCCAAGCATCGGTATCGGATGAGGATCCGGGCGGCGAACCGTCGTGCCCGTGCGGGTGTGCCGATGCCGAACGCGGAATTCGCGGACTGGGGCGAACCGCCGTTCTGA
- a CDS encoding helicase-related protein, whose translation MAIESFSQLRAGQRLSGRWRESVDLVAVNLVGETTATLIVRDERLGIRDELVFADDLTRITIEKPTAASWTFDADPHRFRIATEALRIGRTAAHDRMAAVGTSDISPLPHQIRAVYGELLPRTPLRFLLADDPGAGKTVMAGLYAKELQLRGDLTRMLIVAPGGLVEQWKDELLTKFGIVTTLLTRELINVSPGGDPFAEHPLMIARMDQLARDPELIGHLENTEWDLVVVDEAHRMSAAWNGPDLEVRETARFRLGRVLGSVTRNLLLMTATPHAGNDENFELFLSLLDEDRYAGRRRGGGAVDTSGIMRRMVKEELLTFEGRPLFPERIAETVPYELSDGEAELYEAVTRYVRVEMNRAASSPDSPKRRTVGFALTVLQRRLASSTHAVLRSLHRRRDRLTTRRADLIAGRIPVDDRIALPSPDLFDDPDEFTAEEFEQLEEEVVDAATAARTVAELDTEIGILTDLVALATRVRDRGDDRKWAELRGLLTDRRLLRDTDGAPRKLIVFTEHKDTLDYLVAQIRNVLGSDDAVLTIHGGTRRTDRVAVREQFTNEPDRVVLVATDAAGEGLNLQAAHLMVNYDLPWNPNRLEQRFGRIHRIGQRHVCRLWNIVAADTREGQVYTRLLAKMEQQRAAYGGKLFDVLGDEAFGGRPLRDLLWDAVLYGDDPARLDEIERVVDREVAAGCEALVSERALARETLDPVEMDRLRREMDEATARRLQPHYIEQFFTRAFATFGGRLIRRETGRFQISNVPASLRNRPARREHGWRPVTRAYERVTFEPTAVSSSVTRAELLAPGHPLLDAVLDGVVERDRDLLTSGATLFDPSDPGTKPYAVVAVSSEIVDGTGVVVSRRFAFVAVGADGAVSDAGTAPQLDLAPLPDPTVAEAARGALSAAFADDATRWLTGTGVPEHLSEVTARIVPEVDKVENAVRSRLVDQVNFLDAEAARRREENESGNGSKRRRRISPERLTRQARDLEARLSHRLTELADERALSARPPRVETAFVVVPAGFVGGDVARHAADTMATDARAVAAVLAAEHRLGRSAEEMPHNNKGYDVLSTPAPLPDGSRPPSIFIEVKGRIVGADTVTVSYNQVQHGKNTGANHRLALVAVSPEGPEFDEVRYLTNHFHDIDMGDVDVSSVDLDWKKSWTKASAPH comes from the coding sequence ATGGCGATCGAGTCCTTCTCCCAACTCCGTGCCGGCCAACGACTCTCGGGACGGTGGCGCGAGAGCGTCGACCTCGTCGCGGTGAATCTGGTCGGGGAGACCACGGCGACGCTCATCGTCCGCGATGAGCGTCTCGGCATCCGCGACGAACTCGTCTTCGCCGATGACCTGACACGTATCACCATCGAGAAGCCGACGGCCGCATCGTGGACGTTCGACGCCGACCCGCACCGTTTCCGCATTGCGACGGAGGCGTTGCGGATCGGCAGGACGGCGGCGCACGACCGGATGGCGGCCGTCGGCACCAGCGACATCTCCCCTCTTCCCCACCAGATCCGCGCGGTGTACGGCGAACTGCTGCCGCGCACACCGCTCCGGTTCCTCCTCGCCGACGATCCCGGAGCGGGTAAGACGGTGATGGCCGGACTGTATGCGAAAGAACTGCAGCTGCGCGGCGACCTGACCCGCATGCTGATCGTCGCACCGGGCGGCCTCGTCGAGCAGTGGAAGGATGAGCTGCTCACCAAGTTCGGCATCGTCACCACGCTCCTGACTCGGGAGTTGATCAATGTCAGCCCGGGCGGCGACCCGTTCGCCGAGCATCCGTTGATGATCGCCCGGATGGATCAGCTCGCTCGCGATCCGGAGCTGATCGGACACCTGGAGAACACCGAGTGGGACCTGGTCGTGGTCGACGAGGCCCACCGCATGTCCGCCGCGTGGAACGGCCCCGACCTGGAGGTACGGGAGACTGCTCGGTTCAGACTCGGTCGCGTCCTGGGGTCGGTGACCCGCAATCTGCTGCTCATGACCGCCACCCCGCACGCCGGGAACGATGAGAACTTCGAGTTGTTCCTGTCGCTGCTCGACGAGGACCGGTACGCCGGACGCCGACGCGGCGGCGGTGCGGTCGACACATCCGGCATCATGCGCCGGATGGTCAAGGAGGAGCTGTTGACGTTCGAGGGACGCCCGCTGTTTCCCGAACGCATCGCCGAGACCGTGCCCTACGAGCTCTCCGACGGCGAAGCCGAGCTGTACGAGGCGGTCACCCGGTATGTACGGGTGGAGATGAATCGCGCGGCGTCGTCGCCGGATTCGCCGAAGCGACGCACTGTCGGGTTCGCGTTGACCGTCCTGCAACGCCGCCTCGCATCGAGCACGCACGCGGTGCTCCGCAGCCTGCACCGTCGCCGCGATCGGCTCACCACGCGGCGAGCCGATCTGATCGCCGGCCGGATCCCCGTCGACGACCGCATCGCCCTTCCCTCACCGGATCTGTTCGACGACCCGGACGAGTTCACCGCCGAAGAGTTCGAGCAGCTGGAAGAGGAGGTGGTCGACGCGGCGACCGCGGCACGAACCGTCGCCGAACTCGACACCGAGATCGGGATACTGACCGATCTCGTCGCCCTCGCGACGCGGGTGCGCGACCGCGGCGACGACCGCAAGTGGGCGGAGCTGCGCGGACTGCTCACCGACCGCCGACTGTTGCGCGACACCGATGGCGCGCCGCGGAAGCTCATCGTGTTCACCGAGCACAAGGACACGCTCGACTACCTCGTCGCACAGATCCGCAACGTCCTCGGCTCCGACGACGCGGTGCTGACGATTCACGGCGGCACCAGACGCACCGACCGCGTCGCTGTGCGCGAGCAGTTCACCAACGAGCCCGATCGGGTCGTTCTGGTCGCGACCGATGCCGCGGGTGAGGGTCTCAACCTGCAGGCCGCCCATCTGATGGTGAACTACGACCTGCCGTGGAACCCGAACCGGTTGGAGCAGCGTTTCGGGCGCATTCACCGCATCGGGCAGCGCCACGTGTGCCGTCTGTGGAACATCGTCGCCGCGGACACCCGCGAAGGGCAGGTCTACACGCGGCTGCTCGCCAAGATGGAGCAGCAGCGGGCGGCGTACGGCGGCAAGCTCTTCGACGTGCTCGGCGACGAAGCGTTCGGCGGCAGGCCGCTGCGCGACTTGCTGTGGGACGCGGTGCTCTACGGTGACGATCCGGCGCGGCTCGACGAGATCGAACGCGTCGTCGACCGGGAGGTGGCGGCGGGTTGCGAGGCACTGGTGTCCGAGCGTGCGCTGGCCCGCGAGACTCTCGATCCGGTGGAGATGGACCGGCTGCGCCGCGAGATGGACGAGGCCACCGCCCGGCGGCTGCAGCCGCACTACATCGAGCAGTTCTTCACGCGGGCGTTCGCCACGTTCGGAGGGCGACTGATCAGACGCGAAACGGGCCGCTTCCAGATCTCCAACGTCCCGGCGTCGTTGCGCAACCGTCCGGCACGCCGCGAGCACGGGTGGCGGCCGGTGACACGCGCCTACGAGCGGGTCACGTTCGAGCCGACCGCGGTCTCGTCGTCGGTCACGCGGGCGGAACTGTTGGCACCGGGTCATCCGCTGCTCGATGCGGTCCTCGACGGTGTCGTGGAACGCGATCGCGACCTGCTCACGTCGGGGGCCACGTTGTTCGATCCCTCCGATCCCGGAACCAAGCCGTATGCGGTGGTGGCGGTCTCGTCCGAGATCGTCGACGGGACCGGCGTCGTGGTCAGTCGACGGTTCGCGTTCGTCGCGGTCGGAGCCGACGGCGCCGTGAGCGATGCCGGGACGGCTCCGCAGCTCGACCTGGCTCCCCTGCCCGATCCCACGGTGGCCGAGGCCGCGCGGGGTGCGCTGTCGGCGGCGTTCGCCGACGATGCGACGCGCTGGTTGACCGGCACCGGCGTCCCCGAGCATCTGTCCGAGGTGACCGCTCGGATCGTGCCGGAGGTCGACAAGGTCGAGAACGCTGTCCGCTCACGGCTGGTCGATCAGGTGAACTTCCTCGACGCCGAAGCGGCGCGGCGACGGGAGGAGAACGAGTCCGGAAATGGGTCGAAGCGTCGACGGCGGATCAGTCCTGAGCGGTTGACTCGCCAGGCACGCGATCTCGAAGCTCGACTGTCGCACCGACTGACCGAGCTGGCCGACGAACGCGCGCTCTCGGCACGCCCACCCCGGGTGGAGACGGCGTTCGTCGTCGTGCCCGCCGGATTCGTCGGCGGCGATGTCGCCCGCCATGCGGCGGACACGATGGCGACGGATGCGCGCGCCGTCGCCGCGGTGTTGGCTGCCGAGCATCGGCTGGGTCGCTCGGCCGAGGAGATGCCGCACAACAACAAGGGATACGACGTGCTGTCGACACCCGCTCCGCTGCCGGACGGTTCGCGGCCGCCGTCGATCTTCATCGAGGTCAAGGGACGGATCGTCGGCGCCGACACGGTGACCGTCTCGTACAACCAGGTCCAGCACGGCAAGAACACCGGCGCGAACCACCGTTTGGCGCTGGTCGCGGTGAGTCCGGAGGGGCCGGAGTTCGACGAGGTGCGGTATCTGACGAATCACTTCCACGACATCGACATGGGCGATGTCGATGTGAGCAGCGTCGACCTCGACTGGAAGAAGTCGTGGACCAAGGCGTCGGCGCCGCACTGA
- a CDS encoding DUF4261 domain-containing protein, translated as MPSLAMLFQSHLDPALTGERLREQMLADFADLDPALLTVDPAENPSDDRPLSLSYGDTMIALMGIPATVGDDLAAIAQYSRLWPDTVPAPTDYSAHTIVTVMRPGEDTTHTDAIDDATLLSKVIASAVAVSESVVAVYFGSADHVVVPKLFRDLAIETLPDPILPAWVALNVAPRADGVMTGHTRGMDMLGLMDIEIVESPESAEDTFARLANISIYQLQNGPVIGDGHSLGATEDAELFAMHAPSALNPDKTVLQLTFASDGEQPVAPTAAEPTRKRGWFRKK; from the coding sequence GTGCCAAGCCTCGCGATGCTGTTCCAGAGCCACCTCGATCCCGCACTCACCGGCGAACGACTCCGCGAGCAGATGCTCGCCGACTTCGCCGATCTCGATCCGGCACTCCTGACGGTCGACCCCGCGGAGAACCCGTCCGACGACCGTCCGCTGTCGCTGTCGTACGGCGACACGATGATCGCGCTGATGGGCATTCCCGCCACCGTCGGCGACGATCTCGCCGCGATCGCCCAGTACAGCCGACTCTGGCCCGACACCGTCCCGGCGCCGACCGACTACAGCGCACACACGATCGTCACCGTGATGCGGCCCGGCGAGGACACGACGCACACCGACGCCATCGACGACGCGACACTGCTGTCGAAGGTCATCGCCTCCGCCGTCGCGGTCTCCGAATCCGTCGTCGCCGTCTACTTCGGCAGCGCCGACCACGTCGTGGTGCCGAAGCTGTTCCGCGACCTCGCCATCGAAACCCTCCCCGACCCGATCCTCCCGGCATGGGTGGCGCTGAACGTCGCGCCGCGTGCCGACGGCGTGATGACCGGTCACACGCGCGGCATGGACATGCTCGGACTGATGGACATCGAGATCGTCGAATCGCCGGAGAGCGCCGAAGACACGTTCGCACGTCTGGCGAACATCTCGATCTACCAGTTGCAGAACGGTCCGGTCATCGGCGACGGGCATTCGCTCGGCGCCACCGAGGACGCCGAGTTGTTCGCCATGCACGCGCCGTCCGCCCTGAACCCGGACAAGACGGTCCTGCAGCTCACGTTCGCCTCCGACGGTGAACAGCCGGTCGCACCGACGGCCGCGGAGCCGACGCGCAAACGCGGCTGGTTCCGAAAGAAGTAG
- a CDS encoding IS1380 family transposase, which yields MQFKHAPAAVSAVFDDPNVVSAVGLVPMLRLARAAGLVSLSQARLTVPTDKGSNAGGKVMALVAGMLAGADSIDDMNLLRHGGMGRLFARTYAPSTLGSFLRAFTFGHVRQLDAIASRVLQSLVSTAPLLHAHGDEQVMVDLDDTIIEVHGYQKQGASFGYSGVRGLNALLATASTTSSAPVILAQRLRQGKIGSPKGAARIVGDALATLRRSNPGSGARPLLRADSAFYGHATIGTAISAGADVSVTVRMDPAVKAAIATIPDDAWEMIEYTDAIRDETTGQLISKAEVAEIPFTAFRSRKKAEQIAGRLVVRRIPDLNPNKVEQPTLFDTWRHHAFFTTTDKNVTDTVAADKTHRGHAIIEQVHADLKNGPLAHLPSGVFTANSAWLVLAVITFNLTRTAGVIADRAGRLARATTATIRRTLIHIPARLARSARRVTLHLPEAWPWQTAFARLFAVTHAPPPATAS from the coding sequence ATGCAATTCAAGCACGCTCCCGCCGCGGTGTCGGCAGTGTTCGATGACCCGAATGTCGTGTCGGCGGTCGGCCTGGTCCCGATGCTGCGACTCGCGCGGGCCGCGGGGCTCGTTTCGCTGTCGCAGGCCCGGTTGACGGTGCCGACGGACAAGGGCTCCAACGCCGGCGGCAAGGTGATGGCGTTGGTGGCGGGGATGCTCGCCGGGGCGGACTCGATCGACGACATGAACCTGCTCCGCCACGGCGGAATGGGCCGGTTGTTCGCGAGGACCTACGCGCCGTCGACGCTGGGATCGTTCCTGCGCGCGTTCACCTTCGGACATGTCCGCCAACTCGACGCCATCGCCTCCCGGGTGCTTCAGAGCCTCGTTTCGACGGCGCCGCTGCTGCACGCGCACGGCGATGAGCAGGTGATGGTGGATCTGGACGACACCATCATCGAAGTCCACGGGTATCAGAAGCAGGGCGCCTCGTTCGGGTACTCCGGCGTCCGCGGCCTGAACGCACTCCTCGCCACGGCATCGACGACCTCGTCGGCGCCGGTGATCCTCGCCCAGCGGTTGCGGCAGGGCAAGATCGGGTCCCCGAAAGGCGCCGCGCGGATCGTCGGCGACGCCCTCGCCACCCTCCGCCGCTCGAACCCCGGCAGCGGTGCCAGGCCGTTGCTGCGCGCGGACTCCGCGTTCTACGGCCACGCCACCATCGGCACCGCGATCAGCGCTGGCGCGGACGTGTCGGTCACGGTGCGGATGGATCCGGCGGTGAAAGCCGCGATCGCTACCATCCCCGATGACGCATGGGAGATGATCGAGTACACCGACGCGATCCGTGACGAGACCACCGGGCAACTGATCTCGAAGGCCGAGGTCGCCGAGATCCCGTTCACTGCGTTCCGCTCGAGGAAGAAGGCGGAGCAAATCGCGGGGCGGCTCGTGGTGCGCCGGATCCCTGACCTGAACCCGAACAAGGTGGAGCAGCCGACACTGTTCGACACCTGGCGGCACCACGCGTTCTTCACCACCACCGACAAGAACGTCACGGACACCGTTGCCGCGGACAAGACCCACCGCGGCCACGCGATCATCGAGCAAGTCCACGCCGACCTGAAGAACGGGCCACTCGCGCACCTGCCCTCCGGGGTGTTCACCGCGAACAGCGCCTGGCTCGTCCTCGCCGTGATCACGTTCAACCTCACCCGCACGGCCGGGGTCATCGCCGACCGCGCCGGACGACTCGCGAGAGCCACGACCGCGACCATCCGCCGCACCCTCATCCACATTCCCGCACGCCTGGCACGCTCCGCGCGCCGGGTCACGTTGCACCTGCCCGAGGCCTGGCCCTGGCAGACCGCCTTCGCACGACTGTTCGCAGTCACGCACGCACCACCACCGGCAACGGCCAGCTGA
- a CDS encoding SDR family oxidoreductase — MSTEKNPNDPTIDYPGETSEMSDQPRDTMRDYVGRGLLEGRCALVTGGDSGIGRAVAIAFAKEGADVAIAYLSEEEDARRTTDLVRDQGRRAAAYRADLADRSACVDVVERTVGDLGGLDILVNNVAYQAPVDDLSELTDEQWSRTFAVNIDSCFHTTRAALDHLTPGGTIINTGSVNGLRGNKTLIDYSATKGAVHAFTMSLAQALMDRRIRVNCVAPGPVWTPLIPATLPADEVKDFGEQAPMGRAAQPDEIAPSYVFFAAPQLSSYYTGEVLAPIGGETHPG; from the coding sequence ATGTCTACCGAGAAGAACCCTAACGATCCCACGATCGACTATCCGGGCGAGACGTCCGAGATGAGTGACCAGCCACGGGACACCATGCGTGACTACGTCGGTCGAGGACTGTTGGAAGGACGATGCGCCTTGGTCACCGGAGGCGACTCTGGGATCGGGCGAGCGGTTGCGATCGCCTTCGCGAAGGAAGGCGCAGATGTCGCGATAGCGTACCTCTCCGAGGAGGAGGACGCCCGGCGGACCACCGATCTCGTACGTGATCAGGGTCGGCGGGCGGCGGCGTATCGGGCCGACCTGGCGGACCGTTCCGCATGCGTCGACGTCGTCGAACGGACCGTCGGCGACCTGGGCGGTCTCGACATCCTCGTCAACAACGTCGCGTATCAGGCGCCGGTGGACGATCTGTCCGAACTAACGGATGAACAGTGGTCGCGGACCTTCGCCGTCAATATCGACAGCTGTTTTCACACGACGCGAGCCGCACTCGACCATCTCACGCCCGGTGGCACGATCATCAACACCGGCTCGGTCAACGGGCTGCGTGGAAACAAGACGTTGATCGACTATTCGGCGACGAAGGGCGCGGTACACGCCTTCACCATGTCGCTGGCACAGGCGTTGATGGACCGCAGGATCCGTGTCAACTGTGTCGCCCCCGGACCGGTCTGGACCCCGCTGATACCGGCGACGCTGCCGGCAGACGAGGTGAAGGACTTCGGCGAGCAGGCCCCGATGGGACGGGCGGCTCAGCCCGACGAGATCGCGCCGTCGTACGTGTTCTTCGCCGCACCGCAGCTGTCCTCGTACTACACCGGCGAGGTGCTCGCACCGATCGGCGGGGAGACGCACCCGGGGTGA